A region of the Fibrobacter sp. genome:
CCGGCCGCGGTGGAGAAACCGAAGGCCACAACGCCCATAGCGATAATCATGAGGGTCTGGGGTTTGAGGAAGATGTCGGCAGACATGGTGAGACCCACGGAAGTACCGAGGAAGATAGTCACGATGTTCATGAGTTCGTTGGAAGAGGTCTTCACGAGACGTTCCACGACGCCGGCTTCCTTGAAGATGTTGCCCAGCATGAGCATGATGATAAGGGCAGAAGCGTCGGGCACCACGAGGATGCAGACGATCATCACCATCACGGCGAACACGATGCGTTCGGCCTTGCTCACCTGACGGAGAGCCTTCATGCGGATCTTGCGTTCCTTGTCGTTGGTCATGAGCCGCATGATAGGCGGCTGGATGAGCGGGACAAGAGCCATGTAGGTGTAGGCCGCCACGGCGATAGGTCCGATGAGGTGCTTTGCAAGTTTGTTCGCAGTAAAGATGGAGGTGGGACCGTCGGCGCCGCCGATGATACCGATGGAGGCCGCTTCACCGAGAGTAAAGCCACCGAAAGCCACGGCACAGAACATGGTCGCGAACACGCCGAACTGGGCGCCACCGCCAAGAAGCAGCGTGCGGGGGTTGGCGATAAGCGGTCCAAAGTCCGTCATGGCGCCCACGCCCAAGAAGATAATGGGCGGGAACAGTTCCAGATGGATACCCTGGCTGATGTAGTAGTAGAGGCCGGCAGTGGGCGTGAACATGCCTTCGATGCTCCAGCCGCCGTCGTAGAACCCGGCACTCGGGATATTCACCGCCAGCGCGCCGAGGGAAATCGGCAAGAGCAGCAGCGGCTCGTACTTTTTGACAATCGCCAAGTACATCAGGACGAAACTCACGATCCACATAATCACCATAGGACCGGTGACGTATGCGAATCCGGTGTCGCCTGCGAACTCAACGACCGAATTTAAGAGTGAACTCATTTAACTGTACCTCTTAGGCAATGGTCATGAGGGTCTGACCGTCAACGACGGTATCGGTTTCCTTGACGGCGATGGAGTTCACGGTACCGGCGCAAGGAGCCACCACCGGGTTTTCCATCTTGAGGGCTTCGATGATAGCCACTTCCTGGTTGGCTTCAACCTTATCGCCGACCTT
Encoded here:
- a CDS encoding sodium ion-translocating decarboxylase subunit beta, which gives rise to MSSLLNSVVEFAGDTGFAYVTGPMVIMWIVSFVLMYLAIVKKYEPLLLLPISLGALAVNIPSAGFYDGGWSIEGMFTPTAGLYYYISQGIHLELFPPIIFLGVGAMTDFGPLIANPRTLLLGGGAQFGVFATMFCAVAFGGFTLGEAASIGIIGGADGPTSIFTANKLAKHLIGPIAVAAYTYMALVPLIQPPIMRLMTNDKERKIRMKALRQVSKAERIVFAVMVMIVCILVVPDASALIIMLMLGNIFKEAGVVERLVKTSSNELMNIVTIFLGTSVGLTMSADIFLKPQTLMIIAMGVVAFGFSTAAGLFLAKIMNWCSPKNPVNPLIGSAGVSAVPMAARVSQVEGAKYDPQNFLLMHAMGPNVAGVIGTAVCAGYMISRLS